A segment of the Streptomyces sp. L2 genome:
GGTGTCCAGGTCGACGCCGATGAGGTGGTGCGGGGGCAGGCCGCAGGCGATGCCGTAGCCGGTCGCCCAGGGTGCCGCGGCGAACAGGGCGCGGACGCGGGCCGGGTCGGTGGAGGCGTCGTACACCCCGTGGCCGAAGCGGCCGCACTCGCCGTGACAGGGGGCGGCGGGCGCGGCCGGCCTGGCTGGCGCCTCCGCCTCCGCCGATGCCTCCGCCGGTGCCCCCGCCGGTGCTCGGTGCGGGGAACGCAGGGCCGGCAGCTTCGTGCGGGACAGGGGGATGACGGCCAGGCCGCGTTCGGCGGCTGACAGGGCGTGTGCGAGGGCCAGCGTCGTGGCCTGCCGGTCGGTGGTGGCCATGGCTCCATGGTCGTACGTATGTTCGAAAAAAGGAAGGGCGGGCCGGTCGCGACGCGCCGGGGCGGCACGGGAGGGGTGGACAGGCGACAAAACGGTTCACCCCTTGCCGTGCCTGGAGGGACGGGTGTTCGTCCTGGGGCTTGAGGAGGGTGAAGGTGACGATGGGGGTTTATCGACTTGTCATCACGCTTGCGTGGGAATCATCCCTAACAGGGTGGTTCGCCGGGGATTCGGTGGGCAACTCTGGATGCGCGACGTCGTTCACGACAGCCCGGGCGGTCGGCCAACTGCCTTGGCGAAAGCCGTACTTCAGGTACTTCACGTACGTCACGTACTGCGGCCCCGGGTCGCAGAGTGCTCGGTTCTGGAGGAACACCATGGCAAGCATCCGTACCGCCCGCGTCATCGCCGCCGTCTCCGCTCTCCCGCTCGCGGCCGCCCTCTTCACCGGCGTCGCGGCGGCGGACAACGGCGCCCTCGCGGACGACGGATCGAACGCCGGCGCGAGTGTCGTCGGCAGCGGGGTCGGCCTCGACAACAACGGCAACTCGTCCACCACCCAACAGAACGCCGTCGGCTCCGGCGCCACGAACCAGTCCAACACCGCCCAGGTGAACGGGTCGGCGTTCACCGCCCTCCAGCAGGGCAACGACAACGTGGCCATCCACTTCACCCACCTGTGGTGGTGAGCCCCGCCTGAGGTTCCTCGTGGGGAGGGCCTCAGGGGCGGGTGTGCTTCAGGGTCATCACGCGTCTGCGCGGCGGTGCTTCGGCTCCGCCGCGCAGACGCGTTCGCGCCCATTCGCCACCTTGACACCTCCCTCTATCTGACGGACAGTCAGAAATCGTCGAGCGAGGGGCGGTGAGTGCGGTGGCGGCGACGGTGCCGGGGGAGCCGGACGCGCTGGGGGCGCGGCTCAAGTCGTACGAGGGGCGCGCGGCCGCCGTGACCGGAGTGGGCCTGGATCCCGTCAACGCCCCGATGATCCGGCACTGGTGCGAGGCGATGGGCGACACCAACCCGGCGTACACGGGACCGGACGCGATCGCCCCGCCCACCATGCTCCAGGCCTGGACGATGGGCGGCCTCGCGGGCCATCCGGGGCGCACCGGTGCCTACACCGAACTCCTCGCCCTCCTCGACGAGTCGGGCTGCACGTCCGTGGTGGCCACCGACTGCGAACAGGAGTACCTGCGGCCCCTGCGCCCCGGCGACCGGGTCACCTACGACGCGGTGATCGAGTCGGTGTCGGCCCGCAAGACGACGAAGCTGGGGACCGGGTATTTCGTCACCACGCGCACGGACGTCCGGGTGGCCGGCGAGGTCGTGGGCACGCACCGCTTCCGGATCCTCAAGTACGCCCCGCCGGGAGGCGGAATGCCGACGGCCACCCCTCAGGAGCCGGCAACCACCCGCAAGGAGCCGGCAGCCACCTTCCGGGAGCCGGCAGCCACCTTCCGGGAGCCGCCGGCCACCGGTTCGCAGGCTCCGCCCGCCCTCCGCCCCCGCCCCGTCGTCAACCGGGACAACGCCGGGTTCTGGGACGGCGTGGCCGCCGGCCGTCTGCTGATCCAGCGCTGCACGGCCTGCGGCACCCTCCGCCACCCGTGGCTGCCGGGCTGCAACGCGTGCGGCGGCCCGGACTGGGACACGGTCGAGGCGAGCGGTGAGGGCACGGTCTACTCGTACGTCGTCATGCACCACCCGCCCTTCCCGGCCTTCGACCCGCCGTACGCCGTCGGCCTGATCGAACTCGCGGAGGGCGTGCGGATGGTGAGCAACGTGGTCGGGGTGCCGTACGACAAGGTGCGCGTCGGGATGCCGGTGCGGCTCCAATTCCGGTCGTACGACGACGAACTGGTGCTGCCGGTGTTCCGCGCCGCCGAGGGGGCCGGGGTATGACGGCGGACCGAGGTGTGAGGGCAGGCCAAGGCATGACGAAGGGCCGAAGTGTGAGGGCAGGCCGCGGCATGAGGGCCGGCGAGGAATTGCCTCCGCTGGAGATCCCCGTCACCCGCACCCTGATCGTGGCCGGTGCCATCGCCTCCCGTGACTACCAGGACGTGCACCACGACGTCGAGCTGGCGCGGCAGAAGGGCTCCCCGGACATCTTCATGAACATCCTGACGACGAACGGCCTGGTCGGCCGCTACATCACCGATCACTTCGGCTCCACGGCGGTGCTGCGCAAGGTGGCCATCCGGCTGGGGGCGCCCAACCACCCCGGCGACACGATGGTGCTGACCGGCACGGTCGAGGAGGTCGACGGCGACACCGCGACGGTCCGGGTTACCGGTGCGAACCGCCTCGGCCACCACGTCACGGGCACGGTGACGGTCACCGTCCCGCCGGACGGCCTCCCCGCCGCGGGAGCCCCCGTCCCCTCCGGAGGCGAAGGATGAGCGTCCGGACCCGGGACCGCCTAGGCGGCCGTGCCGCCGTCGTCGGTATCGGCGCCACCGAGTTCTCCAAGGACTCCGGCCGCAGCGAGCTGCGGCTGGCGGTGGAGGCGGTGCGGGCGGCGCTCGACGACGCGGGCCTGACGCCCGCGGACGTGGACGGCCTGGTGACGTTCACGATGGACACCAGCCCGGAGATCACCGTGGCGCAGGCCTGCGGGATGGGCGAGCTGTCCTTCTTCTCGCGCGTGCACTACGGCGGGGGAGCGGCCTGCGCGACCGTCCAGCAGGCGGCGCTCGCCGTGGCGACGGGCGTGGCGGAGGTGGTCGTCTGCTACCGCGCGTTCAACGAGCGCTCCGGCCGGCGGTTCGGCGCGGGCGTGCGCCACCGGGAGCCGTCGGCGGAGGGCGCGGCGCTCGGCTGGGCGCTGCCGTTCGGGCTGCTCACCCCGGCCTCCTGGGTGGCGATGGCGGCCCAGCGCTACCTGCACGCATACGGCCTGACCCCGGAGGCGTTCGGGCACGTGGCCGTCGTGGACCGCCGGTACGCGGCGACCAACCCGGCCGCCTACTTCCACGGCCGTCCCATCACCCTCGACGAGCACGCCGCGTCCCGCTGGATCGTGGAGCCGCTGCGGCTGCTGGACTGCTGCCAGGAGACGGACGGCGGGCAGGCGGTCGTCGTCACCTCCCTGGAACGGGCCCGGGACCTGCCGCGCCCGCCCGCCGTGATCGCGGCGGCGGCGCAGGGCGCGGGCCGGGCGCAGGAGCAGATGACCAGCTTCTACCGGGACGACCTGACCGGCCTGCCCGAGATGGGCGTCGTGGCCCGCCAGCTGTGGCGCACCTCGGGGCTGGGCCCGGCCGACATCGACGTCGGCATCCTCTACGACCACTTCACGCCGTTCGTGCTCATGCAGCTGGAGGAGTTCGGGTTCTGCGGCAGGGGCGAGGCGGCGGACTTCGTGGCCGGGGGGCGGCTGCCGCTGAACACGCACGGGGGACAGCTCGGGGAGGCGTACCTGCACGGCATGAACGGCATCGCGGAGGCGGTACGGCAGCTGCGCGGCACGGCGGCGAACCAGGTGCCCGGGGCCGCCCGGACCCTGGTCACGGCCGGCACCGGAGTCCCCACCTCGGGCCTCGTCCTGACGGCGGACTCAAGCTGAGCCCCCGTGCGGTCTCAGGGTCCTCAGGGGCGAACCCTCAGACGGAGTGCACCCGTACTCCACCTACAGGAGGTGGAGCAGGCCCTACCCCTACAACCTGAGGCGGACTCGTCTTCGGGACCTGCGACCGATCCGCGCGAGGCCGCCCCGCTCCTAGCGTGGAGCCATGACCACACCCGTCTGCACCAGCGCCTCGGCCGCCGCCGCCGTACCGGCGAGGCAGACTCACACGTACCCCTCGTTCTCGTCCTACGTCAGGGCCCGGCAGCCGGTGCTGCTGCGCACCGCCCGGTCGCTGACCGCGAACCCGAGCGACGCCGAGGACCTGCTGCAGACCGCGCTCACGAAGACGTACGTGGCGTGGGAGCGCATCGAGGACCACCGGGCGCTCGACGGCTATGTGCGCCGCGCGCTGCTGAACACCCGGACCTCGCAGTGGCGCAAGCGCCGCGTCGACGAGTTCGCGTGCGACGAGCTGCCCGAGCCGGAGCCCGTGCCCGGCACCGGGGACCCGGCGGAGCGGCAGGCGCTGCACGACGCGATGTGGAGGGCGATCACCAAGCTGCCCGCACGCCAGCGGGCCATGGTCGTCCTGCGGTACTACGAGGATCTCAGCGAGGCCCAGACGGCCGAGGTGCTCGGCGTGTCGGTGGGCACGGTGAAGTCGGCGGTCTCCCGCGCCCTCGGCAAGCTGCGCGAGGACCCGGAACTGGGGCTCGTCCGCTGACGGCCCGGCCCCGGTACGCCTCGTTCGCCTCCGTACACGGGCCGAGTTTCCCTGCGGCTAGTGACATACCGCGTGGTATGTGCGCAGAATCAGCGCATCCCCCTACTACCGCGTAGGCCATGCCGCTCCGGGAGGACGCCGTGCTGAGCACCATGCAGGACGTACCGCTGACCGTCACCCGCCTCCTCGTGCACGGGGTGCAGGTGCACGGACGGTCTCAGATCATCACCTGGACCGGGGAGGACGAGCCGCAGCGGCGCAGTTTCGCCGAGGCCGGCACCCGCGCGGTACAGCTCGCCAACGCCCTCCGCGACGAACTCGGCGTCCGCGGCGACGACCGGGTCGCCACCCTCATGTGGAACAACGCCGAGCACGTCGAGGCGTACTTCGCGATCCCCGCCATGGGCGCCGTCCTGCACACGCTCAACCTGCGGCTGCCCGCCGAGCAGCTCGCGTGGATCGTCAACCACGCGGCCGACAAGGTGATCATCGTCAACGGCTCGCTCGTCCCGCTGCTCGCCCCGCTGCTGTCCAAGCTGCCGACGGTGGAGCACATCGTCGTCTCCGGCCCCGGCGACCGCACCCCGCTGGCCGGCGGCACCGCGCGCGTGCACGAGTACGAGGACCTGATCGCGGGCCGTCCCACCACCTACGACTGGCCCGAGATCGACGAACTCCGGGCCGCCGCCATGTGCTACACCTCCGGCACGACCGGCGACCCCAAGGGCGTGGTCTACAGCCACCGCTCGATCTACCTGCACTCCATGCAGCTCAACATGACCGAGTCGATGGGCCTGACCGACCAGGACGTCTCCCTCGTCGTGGTCCCGCAGTTCCACGTGAACGCCTGGGGCCTGCCGCACGCCGCCTTCATGACCGGCATCAACATGCTGATGCCGGACCGGTTCCTGCAGCCCGCCCCGCTCGCCGAGATGATCGAGCGGGTGCGCCCGACCCACGCCGCCGCCGTGCCCACCATCTGGCAGGGCCTGCTCGCCGAGCTGACCGCCCGCCCCCGCGAGGTCTCCTCCCTCGCCCAGGTGACCATCGGCGGCGCCGCCTGTCCGCCCTCCCTCATGGAGGCCTTCGACGGGCTCGGCATGCGGGTCTGCCACGCCTGGGGCATGACGGAGACCTCCCCGCTCGGCACGGTGGCGCGTCCGCCGGCCCACGCGGTCGGCACCGACGAGGAGTTCGGGTACCGCCTCACCCAGGGCCGCTTCCCGGCCGGCGTCGAGGCCCGCCTCACCGGCCCCGGCGGCGAACGGCTGCCCTGGGACGGCGAGTCGGCGGGCGAACTGGAGGTGCGCGGCCCCTGGATCGCGGGCGCCTACTACAACGGCCCCGACGCCGAACCCCTGCGCCCCGCCGACAAGTTCAGCGAGGACGGCTGGCTGAAGACCGGCGACGTCGGCATCATCTCCCCGGAGGGCTTCCTCACCCTCACCGACCGCGCCAAGGACGTCATCAAGTCCGGCGGCGAGTGGATCTCGTCGGTGGAGCTGGAGAACGCGCTGATGGCCCACCCGGACGTGGCCGAGGCCGCCGTGGTCGCCGTACCGGACGAGAAGTGGGGCGAGCGCCCGCTGGCCACGGTGGTCCTGCGCGAGGGCGCGAACTCCGACTTCCAGGCCCTGCGCGCCTTCCTCACCGAGGAGGGGCACATCGCCAGGTGGCAGCTCCCCGAGCGCTGGACGGTCATCGAGTCGGTGCCGAAGACGAGCGTCGGCAAGTTCGACAAGAAGGTGCTGCGCAGGCGGTACGCCGAGGGCACGCTGGACGTGACCCAGCTGTGAGGCGCCGGCTCCGGTGGTGAGGCCCCGGTCGCGGCGGTGAGGCCCCGGCTCCGGCCGTGAGGCCCCGCCTCCGGCGGTGAGGCACCCGCTCCGGCGGTGAGGTCCCGGTCCCGGGTGGTGAGGTCCCAGCCTCGGCTGTGAGTCCCGGGCCTCGGGGGTGAGCCCCGGCCCTCGGCGGTGAGGCCCTCGGCCCCAACAGGGAGGCCCCGGCCTCGGCGGTGAGGGTGGCCGGCCGACCGGCTCCCTTCATCGCCGTGCGGGCGCAGACGGCCATCACCGCCGTGCCTGGGCGGTGAGGCCCTCGGCCCCAACAGGGAGGCCCCGGCCTCGGCGGTGAGGGTGGCCGGCCGACCGGCTCCCTTCATCGCCGTGCGGGCGCAGACGGCCATCACCGCCGTGCCTGGGCGGTGAGGCCCTCGGCCCCAACAGGGAGGCCCCGGCCTCGGCGGTGAGGGTGGCCGGCCGACCGGCTCCCTTCATCGCCGTGCGGGCGCAGACGGCCATCACCGCCG
Coding sequences within it:
- a CDS encoding bifunctional MaoC family dehydratase N-terminal/OB-fold nucleic acid binding domain-containing protein, translated to MSAVAATVPGEPDALGARLKSYEGRAAAVTGVGLDPVNAPMIRHWCEAMGDTNPAYTGPDAIAPPTMLQAWTMGGLAGHPGRTGAYTELLALLDESGCTSVVATDCEQEYLRPLRPGDRVTYDAVIESVSARKTTKLGTGYFVTTRTDVRVAGEVVGTHRFRILKYAPPGGGMPTATPQEPATTRKEPAATFREPAATFREPPATGSQAPPALRPRPVVNRDNAGFWDGVAAGRLLIQRCTACGTLRHPWLPGCNACGGPDWDTVEASGEGTVYSYVVMHHPPFPAFDPPYAVGLIELAEGVRMVSNVVGVPYDKVRVGMPVRLQFRSYDDELVLPVFRAAEGAGV
- a CDS encoding lipid-transfer protein produces the protein MSVRTRDRLGGRAAVVGIGATEFSKDSGRSELRLAVEAVRAALDDAGLTPADVDGLVTFTMDTSPEITVAQACGMGELSFFSRVHYGGGAACATVQQAALAVATGVAEVVVCYRAFNERSGRRFGAGVRHREPSAEGAALGWALPFGLLTPASWVAMAAQRYLHAYGLTPEAFGHVAVVDRRYAATNPAAYFHGRPITLDEHAASRWIVEPLRLLDCCQETDGGQAVVVTSLERARDLPRPPAVIAAAAQGAGRAQEQMTSFYRDDLTGLPEMGVVARQLWRTSGLGPADIDVGILYDHFTPFVLMQLEEFGFCGRGEAADFVAGGRLPLNTHGGQLGEAYLHGMNGIAEAVRQLRGTAANQVPGAARTLVTAGTGVPTSGLVLTADSS
- a CDS encoding SigE family RNA polymerase sigma factor, with the protein product MTTPVCTSASAAAAVPARQTHTYPSFSSYVRARQPVLLRTARSLTANPSDAEDLLQTALTKTYVAWERIEDHRALDGYVRRALLNTRTSQWRKRRVDEFACDELPEPEPVPGTGDPAERQALHDAMWRAITKLPARQRAMVVLRYYEDLSEAQTAEVLGVSVGTVKSAVSRALGKLREDPELGLVR
- a CDS encoding long-chain fatty acid--CoA ligase is translated as MPLREDAVLSTMQDVPLTVTRLLVHGVQVHGRSQIITWTGEDEPQRRSFAEAGTRAVQLANALRDELGVRGDDRVATLMWNNAEHVEAYFAIPAMGAVLHTLNLRLPAEQLAWIVNHAADKVIIVNGSLVPLLAPLLSKLPTVEHIVVSGPGDRTPLAGGTARVHEYEDLIAGRPTTYDWPEIDELRAAAMCYTSGTTGDPKGVVYSHRSIYLHSMQLNMTESMGLTDQDVSLVVVPQFHVNAWGLPHAAFMTGINMLMPDRFLQPAPLAEMIERVRPTHAAAVPTIWQGLLAELTARPREVSSLAQVTIGGAACPPSLMEAFDGLGMRVCHAWGMTETSPLGTVARPPAHAVGTDEEFGYRLTQGRFPAGVEARLTGPGGERLPWDGESAGELEVRGPWIAGAYYNGPDAEPLRPADKFSEDGWLKTGDVGIISPEGFLTLTDRAKDVIKSGGEWISSVELENALMAHPDVAEAAVVAVPDEKWGERPLATVVLREGANSDFQALRAFLTEEGHIARWQLPERWTVIESVPKTSVGKFDKKVLRRRYAEGTLDVTQL
- a CDS encoding MaoC/PaaZ C-terminal domain-containing protein — encoded protein: MRAGEELPPLEIPVTRTLIVAGAIASRDYQDVHHDVELARQKGSPDIFMNILTTNGLVGRYITDHFGSTAVLRKVAIRLGAPNHPGDTMVLTGTVEEVDGDTATVRVTGANRLGHHVTGTVTVTVPPDGLPAAGAPVPSGGEG